The Aureispira anguillae genome contains a region encoding:
- a CDS encoding pyridoxal phosphate-dependent decarboxylase family protein yields MIVEYLPKSEIDFNSILDVSSVQDLKINIEKTINYLIGFFEREKFYSGASVTDLKAKMKQVINKTEAPLNIESVLDEIKELYLDHAISFHDKTYIAHLNCPVAIPAIIGDLLASTINTAVETWDQSTSGTLIEQELINWIAAVFQLPNTTDGVFTSGGTQSNFMGLLMARDHYAHKYLGLNLKKDGFTEQVHRFRIFCSEKAHYSIKKNAALLGLGYNAVVEVATDATYRMDAVALEKAIALEKANGNIPIAVVATTGTTDFGSIDPVAPISKIAKANKMWLHVDGAYGGCFVFTKTHKQALEPIKYADSITIDFHKTFFQPVCSSVFLAADADSFKYVSHYADYLNPIETKDAETPNLVVKSIQTTRRFDALKLWFTLRMTGVEKIAAFLEIIHQRALDAYRLLQEANCFELLHQPELSTVVFRYQINQQIQDNTIHDAVNLYIKKVLFDTGQASIASTKVNGIVYLKFTLLNPKTTIEDLKHIIELIVKQGRLYSTKN; encoded by the coding sequence ATGATTGTAGAATATCTTCCTAAGAGTGAAATAGATTTTAATAGCATATTAGATGTTTCATCTGTCCAGGATTTAAAGATTAATATAGAAAAAACAATAAACTATTTAATTGGCTTTTTTGAGCGTGAAAAGTTTTATAGTGGAGCCTCTGTAACAGATTTGAAGGCAAAAATGAAACAGGTGATTAACAAGACAGAGGCACCTTTAAATATAGAGTCGGTACTTGATGAAATAAAAGAACTCTATTTGGACCATGCCATTTCGTTTCATGACAAAACTTATATCGCCCATTTAAATTGCCCCGTAGCTATTCCTGCCATTATCGGTGACCTTTTGGCATCTACGATTAATACGGCGGTTGAAACATGGGATCAAAGCACCTCTGGTACTCTAATTGAGCAAGAATTAATCAACTGGATTGCCGCTGTTTTTCAACTGCCCAATACAACCGATGGCGTTTTTACGAGCGGGGGCACTCAATCTAATTTTATGGGACTTTTAATGGCAAGAGATCATTATGCTCATAAATATTTGGGCTTGAATCTAAAAAAAGATGGCTTTACAGAGCAAGTACATCGCTTTAGAATTTTTTGTTCCGAAAAGGCACATTATAGCATTAAAAAGAATGCTGCTCTACTTGGTTTGGGATACAATGCTGTGGTAGAAGTCGCAACGGATGCTACTTACCGAATGGATGCGGTTGCCTTAGAGAAAGCAATTGCTTTAGAGAAGGCAAACGGTAATATTCCTATTGCAGTTGTTGCAACGACAGGAACAACAGACTTTGGAAGTATAGACCCTGTAGCGCCAATTTCAAAAATTGCTAAGGCAAATAAAATGTGGTTGCATGTAGATGGTGCCTATGGAGGTTGTTTTGTTTTTACGAAGACACACAAGCAGGCGTTAGAACCTATAAAATATGCAGATTCTATTACGATAGACTTTCACAAGACCTTTTTTCAACCCGTTTGTTCTAGTGTCTTTTTAGCTGCTGATGCCGATTCTTTTAAATATGTTTCTCATTACGCCGATTATTTAAACCCAATAGAGACAAAGGATGCAGAAACGCCTAATTTAGTTGTTAAGTCAATCCAAACAACAAGAAGGTTTGATGCGCTAAAATTGTGGTTTACGCTTAGGATGACAGGAGTCGAAAAAATTGCTGCTTTCTTAGAGATTATCCATCAAAGAGCCTTAGATGCTTATCGTTTGTTGCAAGAAGCCAATTGCTTTGAATTGCTACATCAGCCTGAATTAAGCACCGTGGTATTTCGGTACCAAATCAACCAACAAATTCAAGATAATACCATTCATGATGCTGTGAATTTATACATTAAAAAAGTACTGTTTGATACTGGACAGGCTTCTATTGCTAGTACAAAAGTGAACGGCATTGTCTATTTGAAATTTACCTTATTAAATCCTAAAACAACGATTGAAGATCTTAAGCACATTATTGAGCTTATTGTTAAGCAAGGTCGTCTGTATTCTACTAAAAATTAA
- a CDS encoding T9SS type A sorting domain-containing protein, translating into MTGLNQLSYWILFIVLFFNYQAQATIQHTDITDVVVTGSTTAAIDFNGDGTAEFSLEDGSFGGNAEVQTFFDPAKVNFITQTATWDAFDPISLGTRIDASSGYNAQGDCYFNPFWASTVFTVGTDRYIGVKFDLGGNVHYGWVRVHLATTGVVTVKDYAYEDNAGVGIDAGITSSAILVTGINVQGQSGTSTLSVGNSLQMEAIVLPANANNSNVTWAVTNLTGTASIDSTTGILTGLSQGTVRVIASAQDASGISGNTTITINQTTALNQVEIETVQCYPNPAQKYFYINSQEEGSYQLLGIHGQEVLTNTINKGVNKIEVSLPQGLYLIRIISKKGEQTQRILLK; encoded by the coding sequence ATGACAGGTCTTAACCAATTGAGTTATTGGATACTTTTTATTGTTTTATTTTTTAACTACCAAGCGCAAGCAACCATACAGCACACAGATATTACAGATGTTGTTGTGACAGGTAGCACTACAGCAGCAATTGATTTTAATGGCGATGGTACTGCTGAATTTAGTTTAGAAGACGGAAGTTTTGGTGGCAATGCTGAAGTCCAAACATTTTTTGACCCAGCCAAAGTCAATTTTATCACTCAAACAGCTACTTGGGATGCTTTTGATCCAATTAGTTTGGGAACTAGAATTGATGCTTCTAGCGGCTACAATGCTCAAGGAGATTGTTATTTTAATCCTTTTTGGGCATCTACTGTCTTTACCGTTGGGACAGATCGCTATATTGGTGTAAAGTTTGACCTTGGAGGAAACGTTCATTATGGTTGGGTTCGTGTTCATCTGGCGACAACGGGCGTTGTTACGGTAAAAGATTATGCTTATGAAGATAATGCTGGAGTGGGAATTGATGCAGGAATAACCTCTAGTGCCATTTTAGTAACAGGAATCAATGTACAAGGACAAAGTGGTACAAGCACGCTATCTGTTGGCAACAGTTTGCAAATGGAAGCAATCGTATTGCCTGCCAATGCTAACAATAGTAATGTAACTTGGGCGGTGACAAATCTAACAGGAACGGCAAGTATTGATTCAACTACAGGAATATTAACAGGATTGAGCCAAGGAACCGTTCGTGTTATTGCTAGTGCCCAAGATGCTTCTGGAATTAGTGGAAATACAACGATTACAATCAACCAAACAACCGCACTGAATCAAGTTGAAATCGAAACAGTTCAATGCTATCCCAACCCCGCACAAAAATACTTTTATATCAACAGCCAAGAAGAAGGCAGCTATCAGTTGCTAGGTATTCATGGGCAAGAAGTTCTGACCAATACAATAAACAAGGGAGTAAATAAAATAGAAGTTTCCTTACCCCAAGGCTTGTATTTGATCCGTATTATATCCAAAAAGGGAGAACAAACACAACGCATTCTATTGAAGTAG
- a CDS encoding transthyretin-like family protein, giving the protein MSNAITISGSTYTVTGTVKNKADNKGIIDLHVLVYDKDSIGEDDFLGIGVTDATGAFSVSFDASKFRFLYVFDRSPDLYFVVNDAGLELLNTEDNVIKNANESTPPINLEVGLLNDKLRKLINEVPVEGWKGGFSTSNPDFAYPTPNLTSLEMLDNLANIPKLQRQQKVVWPEFSWESEPGKNDPKRCYQMFAPDISRLGYTDEGRVYSIICPQQGFCSPNLGSMNVEVTVTGNRGWANESDRELAADMSVVGKIWFSPSAHENKFVKEFMEDFNKNKLPFPSTKENAIVVRTFNPGQPEQIIFPLMKGSSKDFPIPNFAKHTGIAWTLGHLGVEIGAIEKTGVEKVDKFNQFVMDIFNIASGNMLKEGNVLTWNVWFTAPELVDQEEWADHAEKWRQSINADHGSPEGPGTIARYFDGTPFSPLKELLEDELPKILSFRKEALELV; this is encoded by the coding sequence ATGAGTAATGCGATTACCATTTCAGGTTCCACTTATACGGTAACAGGAACAGTTAAAAACAAAGCAGATAACAAGGGGATTATAGATCTTCACGTTTTAGTTTATGACAAAGACTCAATAGGAGAAGATGACTTTCTCGGAATAGGAGTTACAGATGCTACAGGAGCCTTTAGTGTTAGTTTTGATGCCTCCAAATTTAGATTTTTGTATGTGTTTGATCGATCTCCAGATTTGTATTTTGTTGTAAATGATGCAGGTCTAGAATTGCTGAATACCGAAGATAATGTGATCAAAAATGCCAATGAATCTACTCCTCCAATTAACCTAGAAGTAGGGCTTTTAAACGATAAATTAAGAAAGCTTATTAATGAAGTGCCTGTAGAAGGATGGAAAGGTGGATTCAGTACATCAAATCCTGATTTTGCTTACCCAACACCCAATCTTACTTCTTTGGAAATGCTAGATAATTTGGCAAATATTCCCAAACTACAACGTCAACAGAAAGTAGTGTGGCCAGAGTTTAGCTGGGAATCGGAACCTGGCAAAAATGACCCAAAGCGCTGTTATCAGATGTTTGCTCCTGATATTTCTAGATTGGGCTACACCGATGAAGGACGGGTTTATTCGATTATTTGCCCACAGCAAGGGTTTTGTTCTCCCAATCTCGGTTCTATGAATGTAGAAGTAACCGTAACGGGAAATAGAGGTTGGGCGAATGAGTCTGATCGTGAATTGGCAGCGGATATGTCTGTAGTGGGCAAAATTTGGTTTAGCCCAAGTGCACACGAAAACAAATTTGTCAAAGAATTTATGGAGGATTTTAATAAAAATAAACTTCCTTTCCCTTCCACCAAAGAGAATGCAATTGTGGTGAGAACCTTTAACCCAGGTCAGCCTGAGCAAATTATTTTTCCATTGATGAAAGGTTCAAGCAAAGATTTCCCAATTCCTAACTTTGCCAAACACACAGGGATAGCTTGGACATTAGGTCACTTGGGAGTAGAAATTGGCGCAATCGAAAAAACAGGCGTTGAAAAGGTAGACAAGTTTAACCAATTTGTTATGGACATCTTTAATATAGCGTCGGGGAATATGTTAAAAGAAGGCAATGTACTGACTTGGAATGTATGGTTTACTGCACCTGAATTGGTCGATCAAGAAGAATGGGCAGATCACGCAGAAAAGTGGCGTCAATCCATTAATGCAGATCATGGCAGTCCTGAAGGACCTGGCACAATAGCAAGGTATTTTGATGGAACGCCTTTCTCTCCTCTAAAAGAACTATTGGAAGATGAATTACCTAAAATTCTTTCGTTTAGAAAAGAAGCCTTAGAGTTAGTTTAG